DNA sequence from the Juglans microcarpa x Juglans regia isolate MS1-56 chromosome 5S, Jm3101_v1.0, whole genome shotgun sequence genome:
TTAACTTTTAAGGCAACCCACGGCCTGATTTAAGGCCATTAATTAGGGCCAGTAGTACTACTAGATCTTTATGATCTACAGAAATTAGTACACAACGGGAAATATAACAGTTTATACACAAAGAATATTATCGTGATGAATCTTCAATGAATATGCTGCATGCGCGCATATATGGTTGCGGAAAGAGCCAAGGGTGGAAGAAAAACTGCTGTAaaaaacctagctagctagctaattcaAGCTGCCTCAATTcgttaatattattcaaatcacACCATACGTACGTTCTGaccttttttataaataatttcctCCGTCCGTatgatacacacacatatatatatatataagaaaagcaAGGTGAAAGAGGAAAATGAATTGAAGGAGGAGATTGCAGAAGCAATTCAGGAAAGAAACCCTTTTTGCACCCACCTCTCTCAAGTCACGTAGATACATAATTAAAATAGCACATACAGATGATCATGAACCAaaacatatataagaaaattatgaaaaagaagGATAATTTACCAATATTAGAGTTTTTATACGTAGTAAATCTTATCGACGATCGTCAGCTTTTCTGATCTCTCTTTCGTGCATGCTTGCAGTTTATTATATTCTtcgatcttcttctttttgatcAATCAGTGATCCTGGCACAATGTGTAATGGCGTTGCAATTGCGCTTATAAGGATTAGCCCTTTTCCTCTTTTGACAGTTGTAGTAGGAGTTGCCGCGGCGGCCGCATGGAACCGAGTTGGCCTTCAGAGCTCCATAGCTGATGTACTTCCTGCGCTGCGCAAGATCTCGGCCATGATGAGAATCCAACAGCATCTCATTC
Encoded proteins:
- the LOC121266828 gene encoding protein RALF-like 19, producing the protein MEYKPWLIFLLLALAVVAESSTVHAPDGWGINKVGTGSCNGVVGDCIGEENEMLLDSHHGRDLAQRRKYISYGALKANSVPCGRRGNSYYNCQKRKRANPYKRNCNAITHCARITD